The Dendropsophus ebraccatus isolate aDenEbr1 chromosome 11, aDenEbr1.pat, whole genome shotgun sequence genomic interval gctggtggtggtggtgtcatggtgtggggaatattttcttggcactctttgggccccttggtaccaattgagcatcgttgcaacgccacagcctacctgagtattgttgctgaccatgtccatccctttatgaccacaatgtacccaacatctgatggctactttcagcaggataatgcgccatgtcataaagctagaatcatctcagactggtttcttgaacatgacaatgtgttcactgtactcaaatggcctccacagtcaccagctctcaatccaatagagcatctttggtatgttgtggaacgggagattcgcatcatggatgtgcagccgacaaatctgcagcaactgtgtgatgccatcatgtcaatatggaccaaaatctctgaggaatgcttccagcaccttgttgtatctatgccacgaagaatggaggcagttctgaaggcaaaagggggtccaacccgttactagcatggtgtacctaataaagtggccggtgagtgtttATTTCACTTACAATCCTCTACCTGCCTTTTTGTGAAGgagatgtatattatatagataaatgCTGATCTTTtcctattagggccagttcacacggagtaaaactggcagaattccgcggcggagaattcccgctatgtcaattcttccgcgcggagagaggaggcgtgcgagcctcccagtatgacacagaggctggcgggattctctgctgcggaattccaccagttttactccgtgtgaaccagcccttagagggaaaaaaaaattattattattttaaagagtcactgtcgtatttgtttttttttggcagaaatcaatagtccaggcgattttaagaaactttgtaattgggtttattagccaaatatgccattatctgcatttaaaaagccttttccctggtcccctcccttccctcccctttTCCATCCACttcaaaaaatcaggaaattgtgacttgttgcatcagacgtcccctgtctgttctaaggagaggggaggggggaggagggagttagccgacagcagaaagctgataacagaggattacaggcacggagctgggtgacagctgtaatcagagctcagagaggtcagtgctgactgtcagaggagataaagggtgaggtatttgtagattaactctttgttgtcctgttatgGTGTTTAgccctctccataggagaacaatgaagacaggggggagagcttcaaactgctttttcatgataaaatgcatttttcagctaataaacccaattacaaagtttcttaaaatcgcctggactattgatttcagcaaaaaaaaaaattcacgacagtgacactttaaggccggtttcacacgtagtaacagtgcgggcgttaaaatttctgtcccgtacatctccgggtggtctggcggctgtatttgaaaagcacttacggtcttatcgtaagagtccggccgtagtgtcatgatgtgtcttggcttgtttggccccgctcaaaagcatgtatttgattcatgaatctgcccccgggccaaataagcacacccacatccctataaaatctccgcccactcgcgaagtacgcccatatgcttgtagtgttttgaatgccaaaaaaaaaaaaccaaagatgtctgatggcgctaataatgcgccctatgggccagcccggcgtatgaggctgcgccgcaagcaccagctcgtggtgctttcgatcctgtggaagatgcgtaattattacctgcgtttgtgtgtaagtctatatatttttttttttttttttttttttttaaaggtttttttaaattatttaaaactagccttacaaactgtttaggcttataatccgtaaaacattgatttaaatgtattgtttatgcaagctcccttaagtactgttgaccaaaggtccttaaatgcaactgtgtaataattttgtgactaattgagatgtcttaaaaataataaatgtcatttttttaaaattcttctcagaggcaaaaagacgcagagcagcgccgtctgcaggaggtgggacggcgatattgggtccaccccatcaatgtgcggagggagacccggggccacattggttgcctgtatgatgatttgcgacggtatgtcgatttgaatacatcaaagtcggcaaatctttgaatgtaatattgcaaatgtaaaggttactgtccccaaatgtttaccccaaagtccataattttattatgttttttggttatccttacaacgtttgatgttaatttcaacatttgtaaaccgtatgacatcttcctatgatgtgtgtttgtgtgtaatattattgatcaatatttttcttaatttgttgcagacatcctgacaagttccaggacttcgtgcgcctgcctatggaggcctttgatcatttactttccattttgaccccacatctccagagacaggacacctacatgcggaaatccatccctcctgtgggacgtctgctcataacgttaaggtgaagatgctttattttaatgcgaactatttgttcatgtaattgtagttaaatctaatatagtgttaaaatatgtaataatttaatatgtagctgaatgtgaaatagaatcataaaatactatttttctttttttcacagattcttggcgacaggggagagttatgtatcgttgcacctccaattcagggttggtacgtccaccatctctggaattgtgaggtgcacgtgcgccgtgatctgggagcatttgcagcccatcgtgatgcccagtccgaccagggagatttggttgcagtcagcagcaggctttcagtctgtggccaatttccccaactgtataggggcggttgatggtaagcacatacgtgtgaagcaaccaccgcgatcaggatcacagtatttcaattataagaaatttttttctgtggtcctgatcgcggttgttaattccacgtatcgtttccttgccatcgacgtcggctcctatggcagtactggggactcccgggcgctactgagatcagagtttgggcggcgcatactcttagatcacgtgactctacctcctcccactcctcttccgggtaccacgcatcccgctccattcgtcatggtaggggatcaagccttccctttactgaacaacctgctgcgcccttacccacggagagggctggatgaacgggggagagtatttaaccggaggctgagccgggcacgtaacttcgtggagtgcgccttcgggatcatgactagtcagtggagagtgtttaccactgccctgcagttgaaattggccacagttgacatggtcattaaagctgcctgtgttctccacaactaccttcgggactatgctcccaccccggaggtgaacgtggagacactgccagcttttagtgcccctatcaactatggccaagggagacaactcaaccgcgggatagtggtcaggaacctctttgctgactacttcatgactcctgaaggcgccgtgcccgtgcccctttcacagcctcccttatgagccacggccacaggactgatgttttcccgcatgtatgtcacctgtctctgggatgtgtgtttttttattttcttttgttgtttgaacaccatgtattggttgatatttaattttccttctctttttactaaaacaaaaaatatattttcttattcgactaaacaatgtgtctgccttttcaatgtatgtaaaacatgttgtgtgttcccacatagtagtgttcgaaaatacacataacctcactcgatatactactggccagtaattatcgagcatggtcacatcctgctaatgttaattgtatagtcctttgaacctagtgtgctgaaagattgatgtgatcaaaacatgtgcatttcctatggagtgaccagcagggtgcgcactatatgtctaactttctagtgtgggatatgtaacaggatctgatatcttctagtgccacagtccatctcacttcttaacaatcactattaacacaccacatatatccctccacacatcacccaggtgcgccagctggatgtggtctacttaggttgcggttcaaaaataatcttttatcatccaatttttttcagtaaaacacagaagagtgtattaaaagatgagaaatctcgctctttacttgatcacctgttccttgtctacagtcatctcctggatttcttatccaaaatccatcacatcaatctgcctgtgtaaacgctacattatgtagtttattgtgtgtacgtttatatatcctccactttgtacataatgaccacatgctggatgtcctgcaggaggcgatttctactaccatcggacatagagctctatgtggaaatgatagtgtcatgataagaacattaatgtcccaaaatatgttagtgctcatcacaagcctctcctgctctgcccacttcctgccttgcccacagatgtcagcatagagcaggctcagacctgaaaaagaaggaatcgcagcattcactacatcttcgctagtggcttcacaatacgtgtatttcactcagtatagctaacaaaaacagcagtggattctaaacacccaaaggatctcgacacaatgttgtaatgttgtggatgtgcgccattaaaacactaaataaggacatttccaaataacatccattcttggaaaaaaacttagcaatatttcactttaaatggcgcacagccactctatttctacattgtgtgaacacagcctttgtgtttttaagccactactggttttgttaacaatactgaccaaaatatactgactcaaatacacgtattgtgaacctactacgaacatgtagtgaatgttgcgattccttgtttgtcatgtatgacagtgctctctgctgccatctgtggccaaggcaggaagtggccacagcaggagagtgttggcctgataaatgaaatacttaactacattaatatttcctatcatgacacattcattttaacacatacagcaatgtctcacatatgattagaaatatcctcctgaaggacatccagcatgtgttaattttctactaacgtaaagcatacaacaaaatttaataagacacaatagcaacattcaatacagctttctatgcaaacaaagtccactaagtatttttaagcgtatttcgtagttccttagtggcagtcaataatcatttgtttttttaacccttaaacactaaaacataaacaagtaaaaaataagaattcgggaaacaacaagatatgtcgcaatggatttattacatgtcaaaaaattaaacattcacatgatagtgtgtgtgggtggatgtggccgagggtgtgtggagactactttggaccatgttgacagaagttagaatagtgtgcagaggcaatagtgtgggcaatatgtgaaggacacagccagcctgactgtattctggcaccacaaaactaaaagggacatcccaatccccccaagctgttattgtcatccctagctaatgtgatgccagaccttctaaacagtgtgttattgatgtggtcctggtgcgcacaaatgttaggaaattattaatgctagtaaggcgcggttggcactaaggccctacagtgtagcagacaaggggtggtgttggtgtagctgaggagagggagtgcggaacaaacacaaatgttgttggacggtcaaggcacatgtcactctctctcgccaggctccacaggacccccttgacatcttggtggtggagtcctggccaacccctctgccagattaggttcttcattctcttcatccgatgaggcctctgctggttgctgaactacttgtggtctgaggagaaaacaacactggtcactatctaagatggcacttttgtttaaggacatatttagccagataactaaaatggaggcatccaatgcaggattacactctgcctgctttcacactattttctatgtacgaggtgccacactagaactttttacaatatattcacacactgttgacccaaaatgtgggtcttcacaaggccacccgagtggaacattagtttactctatggacacattgcgtacattgtttaaacattatgaagacagtccacgctattggcataaatggcatttcatgttctggattagatcctggagggagcaAAAGCTGTTCGaaaagcggttaggccaggctgcatttgttagttatcttgtgtccagcagggggcggctcATCTTACCGAaatcgagattactctaaagtgttcactaaatatactgctccccctgctggagcctcgatgtatacaatctatataaatctaacacatgtctatgtctgcacacataagacactgagctacttccgtcatcatctgctcctaccatggacacatgcaattaacacacacacttacctgcggcgtctgggggaattcaaaatgaaacgcagcattggggcaaaacgcaaagcgcccagttcttcttgggaggccccacgcctgatcagctgccgtcgctgcctgatgaatcggtccctcacactggaccacctggtctccacatagttagcttaaaacaaaagcatccacacattaggaatatatcagcgtcaggtgaccataacactcgagttaatggtttgccacagtggctaaacaacttaccaattatccattgctgtaatctagtatgctggtcccaatctgggtatacaatccgggcaacctccctccatgcggcactccgtgttagccggcttctgtacccaggcgcagggccgtcccatagcactggccgagcatggacctgaaaatccaaaataattacagtaacgtcttagaaattattagtcaataaggtcatagctactacacccatttcacatgctacacgccatgtttgattgtaaatagtacgtcacttatgtgggtggggtctccagcttcacctgcagccaactccctccctccatgatgtttgctggcgccacatatcatatacacagtacactactactcacatcatgtcctcatagtatttgcccaaaatatatgtgcttactactagggaatggaaggccacaatccggcgcgggggtctgggatcggatagcgacacggggggacacgcctcctctctgtagtctcgccacctcagcactgggcgtagcgggggtggggggggttaactattgcgtgtcgtgtgctcggcgaattgctatgtgacaccatgtaacgatgctcagcttacccatttctgtccggcattgtcacgtcgtaagccgctgcactacaagtgccataatggtcggccacgcctctttgaacgtggctgctgcggattgtgtgtgcttccgacgttacaacgcctgacaaagtacaaagcagagcagcgctaaaagccaaaatactcattagccgagcagtgaacataattagcacagcacaccaaacactccggctaaacaacaaccccgctacgcacactgatgacgtgcatgtactacagagagggggcgtgtccacgctgtgtcgctagcctatagcatcatcagcctgcgccggatcttgtgcgtgatttgcgtactatttaagcgacctccttatgatgacactatcagcacattatatgggaggatttctactatgtatgtgccgccaacaaccatcatggagggaggagggaggagggaggagggaggagggaggagggaggagggaggagggaggagggaggagggaggagggaggagggaggagggagaagggagagagttcgctgcacggccatctcgctaagagcaatcctaagtcacgccctgtttgcccaacaacatgtgctattacaaggacaattcctcgaccagccattactttcaaatctcgcctaaaatacgatgtgcgttacatggtccgaaagagctaacacattcacagatttggaggagacacacacatctgaaaagactcatgcagtcattgctcgatttcaagcgccccctgatggcaaacacataggaattacacacaatcgtacttacataaactactcggagcgatgtatcgtgccactaaatgactatagacaatcgtacacataaaataaatattatctagcatctattgatcattacataatcgatttgttttcacaaaattatttaccacttaaacaggatgcaataacagatgtgacttttggacatcacaaaaaccgatataaaagacaagacttgtaaattacatgtatgtaaatgtgactcacacaacaaatgacagtcatacattaagtcacggccacacaactatcttctccgagtccaaaggacgatcgaaatctttctatcgatgatcttatctatgtataaagcactcccaacagctccagaaaatacttacttcactgatcagctggccgacggctataacagaccgatcaggatacatctcgggctccatgaatcactccggctttgttgtccaaatcacttcttcttccagcgacggttttcaaagtgccgattcttacaatgcagacacatcctaaataaccttggcttctacccataggaactcaaaatgatacatttgttatctccatccagtcacggacacggcctaggtgaagcctgggcacaagcagttgttacattcatccctgtattttgagttatatttaaaaatatacaaggacaattacaaaataagaccgtgagaaatgtgtggcaaacaatatttctctcatggctaagcttcaaataaataattcctttcttctatcatcctatgtcaaggccaaatggcaatcctgctctcatcacacaggtgcaactagccacattgcagggtggcactcagatacatgcactaacaatgctatataacatttggacacttctccaagaaatggaccacaaacacaacattcctttcccttccggcccaaaaggcacctgcaaaggtccaggacacatgtccactctctgacaaggccgagagcacacctgtaccaa includes:
- the LOC138767796 gene encoding uncharacterized protein, with the translated sequence MYLIHESAPGPNKHTHIPIKSPPTREVRPYACSVLNAKKKKPKMSDGANNAPYGPARRMRLRRKHQLVVLSILWKMRNYYLRLCRQKDAEQRRLQEVGRRYWVHPINVRRETRGHIGCLYDDLRRHPDKFQDFVRLPMEAFDHLLSILTPHLQRQDTYMRKSIPPVGRLLITLRFLATGESYVSLHLQFRVGTSTISGIVRCTCAVIWEHLQPIVMPSPTREIWLQSAAGFQSVANFPNCIGAVDGKHIRVKQPPRSGSQYFNYKKFFSVVLIAVVNSTYRFLAIDVGSYGSTGDSRALLRSEFGRRILLDHVTLPPPTPLPGTTHPAPFVMVGDQAFPLLNNLLRPYPRRGLDERGRVFNRRLSRARNFVECAFGIMTSQWRVFTTALQLKLATVDMVIKAACVLHNYLRDYAPTPEVNVETLPAFSAPINYGQGRQLNRGIVVRNLFADYFMTPEGAVPVPLSQPPL